One genomic window of Quercus robur chromosome 6, dhQueRobu3.1, whole genome shotgun sequence includes the following:
- the LOC126732632 gene encoding BTB/POZ domain-containing protein At5g66560, whose protein sequence is MAAPEKPSSSSKGQAWFCTTGLPSDIVIEVDDMTFHLHKFPLMSKSRKLHELITEQETNAGTVQPRITEEEQGNSDGDEIEEIQCYLTLTEFPGGSETFETAAKFCYGVKIDVTSANVAPLRCAGEFLEMTEEYSEDNLISKTERFFSQSVLKSLRDSIKALKSCEKLMPMAETLGITQRCIDSISSRASSADPALFGWPVSDAIDGGGRSSYTKQQILWNGIDGGSGYVGGGGRRKSAVSRASNAELWFEDLVLLSLPLFKRLIFAMRDTDLSPDIIESCLMFYAKKYIPGTSRSSRKPSTSSSSSSTTASEAEQKELLETIVTNLPLEKSSRSSTATRFLFGLLRTANILNASEACRAALEKKIGLQLEQATLDDLLIPSYSYLNETLYDVDCVERILSHFLDGLQETNQTGEDGDNGVRSPALMLVGKLIDGYLSEIASDANLKPDKFYHLAISLPDQARLFDDGLYRAVDVYLKAHPWISESEREKICGVMDSQKLTLEACTHAAQNERLPLRAVVQVLFFEQLQLRHAIAGTLLAAETAPLESGRPSALSQLREEQEGTEVEEESEENNAGVLVAAATEESGTWRTAVRENQVLRLDMDSMRTRVHQLERECSTMKRVIEKIEKTGPAGWKGSLTRKFGCKFKTQVCDSHEPTVVDARKGRHHHHQQ, encoded by the exons ATGGCGGCGCCTGAGAAACCCAGCAGTAGCTCCAAAGGTCAAGCATGGTTTTGCACCACTGGTTTGCCAAGCGACATTGTTATCGAAGTCGACGACATGACGTTTCATCTccacaag tttcctttgatgtccaagAGCCGAAAGCTTCACGAGCTTATAACGGAGCAAGAAACTAACGCTGGTACTGTACAACCGCGAATAACGGAAGAGGAACAAGGAAACAGTGACGGTGACGAAATTGAGGAGATACAGTGTTACTTAACGCTAACGGAATTTCCGGGTGGTTCGGAGACGTTTGAGACGGCGGCGAAGTTCTGTTACGGCGTTAAGATCGACGTGACCTCCGCCAACGTGGCGCCACTCCGTTGCGCCGGCGAGTTTCTTGAAATGACGGAGGAGTACTCCGAGGACAACCTCATTTCCAAGACGGAGAGGTTCTTTTCTCAGTCTGTGCTCAAAAGCCTCAGAGACTCCATCAAAGCTTTGAAGTCCTGCGAGAAGTTAATGCCTATGGCGGAAACCCTAGGGATCACTCAGCGTTGCATCGATTCGATCTCTTCCAGAGCTTCCTCCGCCGATCCGGCGCTGTTCGGTTGGCCGGTGAGCGACGCCATCGACGGAGGAGGTCGGAGTTCGTATACGAAGCAGCAGATCTTGTGGAATGGGATCGATGGCGGCAGCGGCtatgttggtggtggtggacgAAGAAAGAGTGCTGTATCTAGGGCTAGCAATGCGGAGCTGTGGTTTGAGGATTTGGTGCTTCTGAGTTTACCGTTGTTCAAGCGTTTGATCTTCGCGATGAGAGATACAGATCTGAGTCCTGACATTATCGAGAGCTGTTTGATGTTCTACGCAAAGAAATACATTCCAGGAACTTCTAGGTCCAGTCGGAAGCCATCAACGTCTTCTTCATCATCGTCAACTACCGCCTCCGAAGCCGAACAGAAGGAACTGTTGGAAACTATAGTCACCAATCTTCCATTGGAGAAAAGCTCAAGGTCTTCAACAGCAACGAGATTCCTATTCGGATTGTTGAGAACCGCGAATATACTCAACGCTTCTGAAGCTTGCAGAGCTGCGTTGGAGAAGAAGATCGGATTGCAACTCGAGCAAGCCACACTAGATGACCTTTTAATTCCAAGCTATTCGTATCTGAATGAAACTCTCTACGACGTTGATTGCGTTGAGAGGATCTTAAGCCATTTCCTCGATGGATTGCAAGAAACAAACCAAACAGGCGAAGACGGAGACAACGGAGTCAGATCGCCGGCGTTAATGCTAGTTGGAAAATTGATCGACGGTTATTTATCGGAGATCGCCTCTGACGCGAATCTCAAACCAGACAAATTCTATCACCTAGCGATTTCGCTTCCAGATCAGGCTCGACTCTTCGACGACGGTCTTTACAGAGCCGTTGATGTGTACCTCAAG GCGCATCCTTGGATATCGGAGTCGGAGCGAGAAAAGATTTGCGGAGTGATGGACTCCCAGAAACTCACACTCGAAGCGTGCACACACGCGGCACAGAACGAGCGTCTTCCGTTACGAGCGGTGGTGCAAGTACTGTTCTTCGAGCAGCTACAGCTCCGCCACGCGATCGCCGGGACTCTACTCGCCGCCGAAACGGCGCCGCTCGAGTCAGGCAGGCCGTCGGCGCTGTCGCAGCTGCGAGAAGAGCAGGAGGGGACGGAAGTGGAGGAGGAAAGCGAGGAGAACAACGCGGGGGTTTTGGTGGCGGCGGCGACGGAGGAGAGCGGCACGTGGAGGACTGCGGTGAGGGAGAATCAGGTGCTGCGTCTCGACATGGATAGCATGAGGACGCGGGTGCATCAGCTGGAACGCGAGTGTTCCACAATGAAGAGAGTGATCGAGAAGATTGAAAAAACGGGCCCAGCTGGATGGAAAGGCTCGTTGACTAGGAAATTCGGGTGTAAATTTAAGACCCAAGTTTGTGATTCTCATGAACCAACGGTTGTGGATGCGAGAAAAGGAAGACACCACCATCACCAGCAATAG